A stretch of the Agromyces larvae genome encodes the following:
- a CDS encoding isoprenyl transferase: protein MSPKPYTHKDAVPYRPLDWTGLYPPELPKQAVPDHVAIVMDGNGRWANRQGLTRIEGHKAGEEVLLDVVAGAIQIGVKHLSVYAFSTENWKRSPEEVRFLMGYNRDVLHRRRDQLNEWDVRIRWAGRKPRLWKSVIDELQVAERLTARNTGLQFTMCVNYGGRNELVDAMRVIADDVAAGRIRPSAVTEKLIGRHLYVPDMPDVDLFVRSSGEQRTSNFLLWQSAYAEMVFLDTLWPDFSRVDLWQAIELYASRNRRFGGAVDAPTTGA, encoded by the coding sequence GTGAGCCCGAAGCCGTACACGCACAAGGACGCGGTGCCCTACCGTCCGCTCGACTGGACGGGGCTGTATCCGCCCGAACTGCCGAAGCAGGCGGTGCCCGATCACGTCGCGATCGTGATGGACGGCAACGGCCGCTGGGCGAACCGGCAGGGGCTCACCCGCATCGAGGGGCACAAGGCGGGCGAGGAGGTGCTGCTCGACGTGGTCGCCGGCGCCATCCAGATCGGGGTGAAGCACCTGTCGGTGTACGCGTTCTCGACCGAGAACTGGAAGCGCAGCCCCGAGGAGGTGCGGTTCCTGATGGGCTACAACCGCGACGTGCTGCACCGCCGGCGAGACCAGCTCAACGAGTGGGACGTGCGCATCCGGTGGGCCGGGCGCAAGCCGCGGCTGTGGAAGTCGGTCATCGACGAGTTGCAGGTCGCCGAACGTCTCACCGCCCGCAACACCGGCCTGCAGTTCACGATGTGCGTGAACTACGGCGGGCGCAACGAACTCGTCGACGCGATGCGCGTGATCGCCGACGATGTCGCGGCAGGGCGCATCCGCCCCTCGGCCGTCACCGAGAAGCTGATCGGCCGGCACCTCTACGTGCCCGACATGCCCGACGTCGACCTGTTCGTGCGCAGCTCGGGGGAGCAGCGGACGTCGAACTTCCTGCTCTGGCAGTCGGCGTACGCCGAGATGGTGTTCCTCGACACGCTGTGGCCCGACTTCTCGCGGGTCGATCTCTGGCAGGCGATCGAGCTGTACGCGAGCCGCAACCGCCGGTTCGGCGGGGCGGTGGACGCGCCGACGACCGGCGCGTAG
- the leuA gene encoding 2-isopropylmalate synthase, with protein MENQQKPSSMPVHRYRPYHEQFRVDLPDRTWPDRRIEVAPRWCAVDLRDGNQALIDPMSPERKRIMFDLLVKMGYKEIEVGFPSASQTDFDFVRSLIDEGAIPDDVTIQVLTQARDHLIERTYEAIAGAKQAIVHLYNSTSILQREVVFRTDRQGIIDIALHGARKCRAMEATVPGTTVYYEYSPESYTGTELEFAVDICNLVLEVFEPTPERNVIINLPSTVEMATPNVYADSIEWMSRHLNHRENVILSLHPHNDRGTAVAAAELGYQAGADRIEGCLFGNGERTGNVDLVALGINLFTQGIDPQIDFSNLDEVKRTAEYCNQLPVHERSPWAGDLVYTAFSGSHQDAIKKGFEAMEAKAEAAGVAVDELEWAVPYLPVDPKDLGRSYEAVIRVNSQSGKGGVAYLLKTDHALDLPRRLQIEFSGVVQQKTDTEGGEVTSDEIWRVFTDEYLPAPAERPDEKWGRFELLSLRTESELTGEVRVQVGLRDGESRLEVAGTGNGPISAFLQVLGTEGVEVKLLDYVEHTLSASGDALAAAYVEVQVDGRTLWGVGIDADISTASLKAIVSAVNRALRGVVHAAAPSLAGAV; from the coding sequence GTGGAGAACCAGCAGAAGCCGTCCTCGATGCCCGTGCATCGGTACCGCCCGTACCACGAGCAGTTCCGCGTCGACCTGCCCGACCGCACCTGGCCCGACCGCCGCATCGAGGTCGCGCCGCGGTGGTGCGCCGTCGACCTGCGCGACGGCAACCAGGCGCTCATCGACCCGATGAGCCCCGAGCGCAAGCGCATCATGTTCGACCTGCTCGTCAAGATGGGCTACAAGGAGATCGAGGTCGGGTTCCCGAGCGCGAGCCAGACCGACTTCGATTTCGTCCGCAGCCTCATCGACGAAGGCGCGATCCCCGACGACGTCACCATCCAGGTGCTCACCCAGGCGCGCGACCACCTCATCGAACGCACCTACGAGGCGATCGCGGGGGCCAAGCAGGCGATCGTGCACCTGTACAACTCGACGAGCATCCTCCAGCGCGAGGTGGTGTTCCGCACCGACCGGCAGGGCATCATCGACATCGCCCTGCACGGCGCCCGGAAGTGCCGTGCGATGGAGGCGACCGTGCCCGGCACCACCGTCTACTACGAGTACTCGCCCGAGTCGTACACCGGCACCGAGCTCGAGTTCGCGGTCGACATCTGCAACCTGGTGCTCGAGGTGTTCGAGCCGACGCCCGAGCGCAATGTCATCATCAACCTGCCCTCCACCGTCGAGATGGCGACTCCGAACGTCTACGCCGACTCGATCGAGTGGATGAGCCGTCACCTGAACCACCGCGAGAACGTCATCCTCTCGCTGCACCCGCACAACGACCGCGGCACCGCGGTCGCGGCAGCCGAGCTCGGGTACCAGGCCGGCGCCGACCGCATCGAAGGCTGCCTGTTCGGCAACGGCGAGCGCACCGGCAACGTCGACCTGGTGGCGCTCGGCATCAACCTGTTCACGCAGGGCATCGACCCGCAGATCGACTTCAGCAACCTCGACGAGGTCAAGCGCACGGCCGAGTACTGCAACCAGCTGCCCGTGCACGAGCGCAGCCCGTGGGCCGGCGACCTGGTCTACACCGCCTTCTCGGGGTCGCACCAGGACGCCATCAAGAAGGGCTTCGAGGCGATGGAGGCGAAGGCCGAGGCGGCCGGCGTCGCGGTCGACGAGCTCGAGTGGGCCGTGCCGTACCTGCCCGTCGACCCGAAAGACCTGGGGCGCTCCTACGAGGCGGTCATCCGGGTCAACTCGCAGTCGGGCAAGGGCGGCGTCGCCTACCTGCTGAAGACCGACCACGCGCTCGACCTGCCGCGCCGACTCCAGATCGAATTCTCGGGCGTCGTCCAGCAGAAGACCGACACCGAGGGCGGCGAGGTCACGAGCGACGAGATCTGGCGCGTCTTCACCGACGAGTACCTGCCGGCGCCCGCCGAACGCCCCGACGAGAAGTGGGGCCGCTTCGAACTGCTTAGCCTGCGCACCGAGAGCGAACTCACCGGCGAGGTGCGCGTCCAGGTCGGCCTGCGCGACGGCGAGTCCCGGCTCGAGGTGGCGGGCACCGGCAACGGGCCCATCTCGGCGTTCCTGCAGGTGCTCGGCACCGAAGGCGTCGAGGTGAAACTGCTCGACTACGTCGAGCACACCCTGTCGGCCAGCGGCGACGCGCTCGCGGCGGCGTACGTCGAGGTGCAGGTCGACGGCCGGACCCTCTGGGGCGTCGGCATCGACGCCGACATCTCGACGGCGTCGCTGAAGGCCATCGTCTCGGCGGTCAACCGGGCGCTGCGCGGCGTGGTCCACGCCGCCGCGCCGTCGCTCGCCGGCGCCGTCTGA
- a CDS encoding ABC1 kinase family protein, with translation MPDSRAQRARSRRILRFAARALAQLWWYELVLPRIGLARIAEASRSRRMRGVAQRFHALAVELGGLMIKVGQFLSSRLDVLPPEVTAELEGLQDEVPPVEFAAIRELAEAELGASLEQVFARFDEVPVAAASLGQAHRARLRPADAAETGFDGVVVKVQRPGIERIVAVDLAALRRIGGWLSRVRLVADHVDAPALVEEFAQTSLEEIDYLHEAASAERFAESFAGHERVGAPAVVWERTTRRVLALEDVTAIKINDVAALRDAGIDPADVARVFAELMFEQVFTHAFVHADPHPGNLFVTPLRGAERTGAGGTAPGGTAPGGAAAGGAAPGGAAPGGTAPWRITFVDFGMMAEVPAELRSGLRALVIAVAARDGRGMIEAAHEIGVLMPSGDTDELERALTELFDRFGGMAFAQLRDVDPRELRDFGEEFGDVMRSLPLQLPERLLLLMRALALTSGMCSGLDPAFNVWEAVEPYATRLLDEERGNLAQDVLGRAVATAGLLWGMPQRLDRVLGQAEQGTLTFDTTRLERRLDRLEGVARRVVSAVLFAALLIGGAVLVAANPALGTALMIGSALPLLHALFAGVAHRRRSR, from the coding sequence GTGCCGGACTCGCGCGCCCAGCGCGCCCGCTCCCGCCGCATCCTGCGCTTCGCCGCACGCGCACTGGCGCAGCTGTGGTGGTACGAACTCGTCCTGCCGCGGATCGGACTCGCGCGCATCGCCGAGGCGAGCCGTTCACGGCGCATGCGCGGCGTCGCGCAGCGGTTCCACGCGCTCGCCGTCGAGCTCGGCGGTCTCATGATCAAGGTCGGCCAGTTCCTCTCCTCGCGCCTCGACGTGCTGCCGCCCGAGGTCACCGCCGAACTCGAGGGGTTGCAGGACGAGGTGCCGCCGGTCGAGTTCGCGGCCATCCGTGAACTCGCCGAAGCCGAACTCGGTGCGAGCCTCGAGCAGGTCTTCGCGCGATTCGACGAGGTGCCCGTCGCCGCGGCGTCGCTCGGGCAGGCCCACCGAGCCCGTCTCCGGCCCGCCGACGCCGCCGAGACCGGCTTCGACGGGGTCGTGGTGAAGGTGCAGCGGCCCGGTATCGAGCGGATCGTCGCGGTCGACCTCGCCGCGCTGCGGCGCATCGGCGGATGGCTCAGCCGAGTGCGCCTCGTCGCGGACCACGTCGATGCTCCCGCCCTCGTGGAGGAGTTCGCGCAGACGAGCCTCGAGGAGATCGACTACCTGCACGAGGCCGCCTCCGCCGAACGCTTCGCGGAGTCATTCGCCGGGCATGAGCGCGTGGGCGCACCGGCGGTCGTGTGGGAGCGGACCACCCGGCGGGTGCTCGCCCTCGAGGATGTCACCGCGATCAAGATCAACGACGTCGCGGCGCTGCGCGACGCCGGCATCGACCCGGCCGACGTCGCGCGGGTGTTCGCCGAGCTGATGTTCGAGCAGGTGTTCACGCACGCCTTCGTGCACGCCGACCCGCACCCCGGCAACCTGTTCGTCACGCCGCTGCGCGGGGCGGAGCGCACCGGTGCCGGCGGCACCGCGCCCGGCGGCACCGCGCCCGGCGGCGCCGCGGCCGGCGGCGCCGCGCCCGGCGGCGCCGCGCCCGGCGGCACCGCGCCCTGGCGCATCACCTTCGTCGACTTCGGCATGATGGCCGAGGTGCCCGCCGAGCTGCGCTCGGGGCTGCGGGCGCTCGTCATCGCCGTGGCCGCGCGAGACGGCCGCGGCATGATCGAGGCGGCGCACGAGATCGGCGTGCTCATGCCCTCGGGCGACACCGACGAGCTCGAACGCGCGCTCACCGAACTGTTCGATCGCTTCGGCGGGATGGCATTCGCCCAGCTGCGCGACGTCGACCCGCGCGAGCTGCGCGACTTCGGAGAGGAGTTCGGCGATGTGATGCGCTCGCTCCCGCTCCAGCTTCCCGAGCGCCTGCTGCTGCTCATGCGCGCCCTGGCGCTCACCTCGGGCATGTGCAGCGGGCTCGATCCCGCGTTCAACGTGTGGGAGGCGGTCGAACCCTACGCGACGAGGCTGCTCGACGAGGAGCGCGGGAACCTCGCCCAGGACGTCCTCGGCCGCGCGGTCGCCACGGCCGGTCTGCTGTGGGGCATGCCGCAGCGGCTCGACCGCGTGCTCGGCCAGGCCGAGCAGGGCACCCTGACCTTCGACACCACCCGCCTGGAGCGGCGTCTCGACCGCCTCGAGGGCGTCGCCCGCCGGGTGGTCTCCGCGGTGCTGTTCGCGGCGCTGCTGATCGGCGGTGCGGTGCTCGTCGCGGCGAACCCCGCGCTCGGCACGGCGCTCATGATCGGGTCGGCGCTGCCGCTGCTGCACGCGCTGTTCGCGGGCGTCGCGCACCGGCGCCGGTCGCGCTGA
- a CDS encoding sensor histidine kinase, with translation MHPTERLSRGKLTTDVVLASLFSLVSLPIALLGNWVDLVALVLFGTALAVRRRSPGWSLGIAWAAAVLQMLALRDLQLYDAAVLGVLYSTAAHGGRTVKWLGLASAIVGAVIATGYLGLVKTWFGRSSDTDPTGGVLQVLLLLGILFVGAISVLVLAWTAGLLMRAVRESRETRRREEVATRERELAEYRYVVEQERNRIARDMHDVVAHSLAVVIAQADGARFAAPSRPEAAVEALGTVSTVARRALGDVRLLLAELRHAEGEAPQPVLDDLGELIAEVRRAGLDVRFTESGERVPLGAGHQIAVYRIAQEGLTNALRHGDTSRPVDIELAWSAASVRLVIENALRTDAPTDAAGFRHGIPGMRERAQLSGGGLQVEETAGRRFRLVAEIPASPAGSTTGAPA, from the coding sequence GTGCACCCCACCGAACGACTGAGCCGCGGCAAGCTGACGACCGACGTCGTGCTCGCGAGCCTGTTCTCGCTCGTGTCGTTGCCCATCGCGCTGCTCGGCAACTGGGTCGACCTGGTCGCACTGGTGCTGTTCGGCACCGCGCTGGCGGTGCGTCGCCGGTCGCCGGGCTGGTCGCTCGGCATCGCGTGGGCGGCGGCCGTGCTGCAGATGCTCGCGTTGCGCGACCTGCAGCTGTACGACGCGGCGGTGCTGGGCGTGCTGTACTCGACGGCGGCGCACGGCGGCCGCACGGTGAAGTGGCTCGGGCTGGCATCGGCGATCGTCGGCGCGGTCATCGCGACCGGGTACCTCGGCCTCGTGAAGACGTGGTTCGGCAGGTCGTCCGACACCGACCCGACCGGCGGGGTGCTGCAGGTGCTCCTGCTGCTCGGCATCCTGTTCGTCGGCGCGATCTCGGTGCTCGTGCTCGCCTGGACGGCGGGCCTGCTCATGCGGGCCGTGCGCGAGTCGCGCGAGACGCGCCGACGAGAAGAGGTCGCGACCCGCGAGCGCGAACTCGCCGAGTACCGGTACGTGGTCGAGCAGGAGCGCAACCGCATCGCCCGCGACATGCACGACGTGGTGGCGCACTCGCTCGCGGTCGTGATCGCGCAGGCCGACGGTGCGCGGTTCGCCGCGCCATCCCGCCCCGAAGCCGCGGTGGAAGCGCTCGGCACGGTCTCCACGGTCGCGCGGCGCGCGCTCGGCGACGTCCGGCTGCTGCTGGCCGAGTTGCGCCACGCCGAGGGGGAGGCGCCCCAGCCCGTGCTCGACGACCTGGGCGAGCTGATCGCCGAGGTGCGCCGCGCCGGCCTGGACGTGCGGTTCACCGAATCGGGTGAGCGCGTCCCGCTCGGCGCCGGGCACCAGATCGCCGTCTACCGCATCGCGCAGGAGGGACTCACGAACGCGCTGCGGCACGGCGACACGTCGCGCCCGGTCGACATCGAACTCGCCTGGAGCGCGGCGTCGGTGCGCCTGGTCATCGAGAACGCGCTGCGAACGGATGCTCCGACCGATGCCGCGGGATTCCGGCACGGCATCCCCGGCATGCGCGAGCGCGCGCAGCTGAGCGGCGGCGGGCTGCAGGTGGAGGAGACGGCCGGCAGGCGGTTCCGCCTGGTGGCCGAGATCCCCGCGAGTCCCGCGGGCTCGACGACGGGGGCGCCCGCGTGA
- a CDS encoding trimeric intracellular cation channel family protein, with product MEGTQFTIPLWLELTAVGLGGVQGALFASGFRGERRLDLLGVAIIGTLIGLGGGLIRDLLLGLPPASLQSNWYLVTAVVASLVGMLLAAPLQRLNAVIVGLDALVIGLFGAFGTSKALSLGVPFVPAVMVGACAAVGGGVLRDVLMSLPVSIMHVGSLYAVAALTGCLVLAGLHEFGVPIAIAGIVGAAVTTLIRWLAVIFDISLPEQRMLYRRKVATETGMIPIVRR from the coding sequence GTGGAAGGCACGCAGTTCACGATCCCGCTCTGGCTGGAGCTCACCGCCGTCGGCCTCGGTGGCGTGCAGGGAGCCCTGTTCGCATCGGGGTTCCGCGGCGAACGCCGGCTCGACCTGCTGGGCGTCGCGATCATCGGCACGCTCATCGGGCTCGGCGGCGGCCTGATCCGCGACCTGCTCCTGGGCCTGCCGCCCGCGAGTCTGCAGAGCAACTGGTACCTCGTGACCGCGGTGGTCGCGTCGCTGGTCGGCATGCTGCTCGCCGCGCCGCTGCAGCGCCTGAACGCCGTCATCGTCGGACTCGACGCGCTCGTCATCGGGCTGTTCGGCGCGTTCGGCACCAGCAAGGCGCTGAGCCTCGGCGTGCCGTTCGTGCCCGCCGTGATGGTCGGCGCGTGCGCGGCCGTCGGCGGCGGGGTGCTGCGCGACGTGCTCATGAGCCTGCCGGTGTCGATCATGCACGTCGGCTCGCTCTACGCGGTCGCGGCGCTCACCGGATGCCTCGTGCTGGCCGGTCTGCACGAGTTCGGCGTGCCGATCGCCATCGCCGGCATCGTGGGGGCGGCGGTGACGACGCTCATCCGCTGGCTCGCCGTGATCTTCGACATCTCGCTGCCCGAGCAGCGCATGCTCTACCGGCGCAAGGTCGCGACGGAGACCGGGATGATCCCGATCGTCCGTCGCTGA
- a CDS encoding ABC transporter permease: MSRGIRDHLPTLLVAALAAGFGVTLLQITGIITAVVSADDVMGSSETVALLLNLLAISFIAIAVYVAAVTTANTVATVVAGRTRLIALLRLIGSSGRAQRAVIAREGLAIGAIGAVIGALVGTGAAWAVGRICVATDTIPEFDYGYLDPVLLVPMAAVTITTWLAAWAGSRRVLAVRPAEALGNAGESSVAEVDRRVGRTAAGIVLIVLGAAALALGVLLGFVHPAGVLVGIVGGILSFTGIVLVADRIMPRVLRGVGRILGPSPSARLAAENAVRHPERSTRMTIGLVIGVTLVTMFAVTMETYRQTVLDALSGQEQLKDAIGPVIDGTVAVFSALVGFSAVIAGVGLVNTLSISVLQRTREIGLLRALGFDRSQIRRMILAESAALTVAATLTGLVLGTAYGWFGAQSMLGSMTGEPQLIAPVVPWAIVGIVILAALVLTLTASITPARRAVRISPVVALAVE; this comes from the coding sequence GTGAGCCGGGGCATCCGCGACCACCTGCCCACCCTGCTGGTCGCCGCCCTCGCAGCCGGGTTCGGTGTGACGCTGCTGCAGATCACCGGCATCATCACGGCCGTCGTCTCGGCCGACGACGTCATGGGGTCGAGCGAGACGGTGGCGCTCCTGCTGAACCTCCTCGCGATCTCCTTCATCGCGATCGCGGTGTACGTCGCCGCGGTCACGACCGCGAACACGGTCGCCACCGTGGTCGCCGGCCGCACCCGGCTCATCGCGTTGCTGCGGCTCATCGGCTCGTCGGGGCGGGCGCAGCGCGCCGTGATCGCGCGCGAGGGCCTCGCGATCGGGGCGATCGGCGCCGTGATCGGCGCGCTCGTCGGCACCGGTGCGGCCTGGGCGGTCGGCCGGATCTGCGTGGCGACCGACACGATCCCCGAGTTCGACTACGGATATCTCGATCCGGTGCTGCTCGTGCCCATGGCCGCCGTGACGATCACCACCTGGCTGGCCGCGTGGGCGGGTTCGCGCCGCGTGCTCGCGGTGCGCCCGGCCGAGGCGCTGGGCAACGCGGGGGAGTCCTCGGTCGCCGAGGTCGACCGCCGGGTCGGTCGCACCGCTGCGGGCATCGTGCTGATCGTGCTGGGCGCTGCGGCGCTCGCGCTCGGCGTGCTCCTCGGGTTCGTGCACCCCGCCGGGGTGCTCGTCGGCATCGTCGGCGGCATCCTCTCGTTCACCGGCATCGTGCTCGTGGCCGATCGGATCATGCCGCGCGTGCTGCGGGGGGTCGGCCGCATCCTCGGCCCTTCGCCGTCGGCACGCCTCGCGGCCGAGAACGCGGTGCGCCACCCCGAGCGGTCGACGCGCATGACGATCGGCCTGGTCATCGGCGTCACGCTCGTGACGATGTTCGCCGTCACGATGGAGACGTACCGGCAGACGGTGCTGGACGCGCTGAGCGGTCAGGAGCAGCTCAAGGACGCCATCGGGCCCGTCATCGACGGCACCGTCGCGGTCTTCTCCGCGCTGGTCGGATTCAGCGCGGTGATCGCGGGTGTGGGCCTCGTGAACACGCTGTCGATCAGCGTGCTGCAGCGCACGCGCGAGATCGGGCTGCTGCGCGCCCTCGGGTTCGACCGGTCGCAGATCAGGCGGATGATCCTCGCCGAGTCCGCGGCGCTCACGGTCGCCGCGACGCTCACGGGCCTCGTCCTCGGCACGGCGTACGGATGGTTCGGGGCGCAGTCGATGCTCGGGTCGATGACGGGCGAACCGCAGCTCATCGCCCCGGTCGTGCCGTGGGCGATCGTCGGCATCGTCATCCTGGCGGCCCTCGTGCTCACCCTCACGGCATCGATCACGCCCGCCCGGCGGGCGGTGCGCATCTCGCCGGTCGTCGCGCTCGCGGTCGAATAG
- the era gene encoding GTPase Era: MTEYRAGFVSFVGRPNVGKSTLTNALVGEKVAITSSKPQTTRRAIRGIVHREHGQLILVDTPGLHRPRTLLGERLNTLVQTTLGDVDVIAFCVPANEAIGPGDRFINEQLDEYPRAKKIAIVTKTDATSKAKIAEQLLAVSRLREWASIIPVSAPKGEQLEVLVDELLALMPPSEHPLYPAETRTDEDVTERIAEFVREAALEGVSDELPHSIAVTVDDLIERDDKDLVEVYANVFVERDSQKGIIIGKGGARLKEVGATARVQIERLLGRRVYLALHVKVAKDWQRDPKQLGRLGF, from the coding sequence GTGACTGAGTACCGTGCCGGGTTCGTGTCGTTCGTGGGGCGACCGAACGTGGGCAAGTCCACGCTCACCAACGCGCTCGTCGGCGAGAAGGTCGCCATCACGAGTTCGAAGCCGCAGACGACGCGCCGCGCCATCCGCGGCATCGTGCATCGCGAGCACGGCCAGCTCATCCTGGTCGACACGCCGGGGTTGCACCGGCCGCGCACCCTGCTCGGGGAGCGACTGAACACGCTCGTGCAGACCACGCTCGGCGACGTCGACGTGATCGCGTTCTGCGTGCCCGCGAACGAGGCGATCGGCCCGGGCGACCGGTTCATCAACGAGCAGCTCGACGAGTACCCGCGCGCGAAGAAGATCGCGATCGTCACGAAGACGGATGCGACCTCGAAGGCCAAGATCGCCGAGCAGCTGCTCGCGGTGTCGCGGCTGCGCGAGTGGGCGTCGATCATCCCGGTGTCGGCGCCGAAGGGCGAGCAGCTCGAGGTGCTGGTCGACGAGCTGCTCGCGCTCATGCCGCCGTCGGAGCATCCGCTCTACCCGGCGGAGACCCGCACCGACGAGGACGTGACCGAGCGCATCGCCGAGTTCGTGCGCGAGGCCGCCCTCGAGGGGGTCTCCGACGAGCTGCCGCATTCCATCGCGGTCACGGTCGACGACCTCATCGAGCGCGACGACAAGGACCTCGTCGAGGTGTACGCGAACGTGTTCGTCGAGCGCGACAGCCAGAAGGGCATCATCATCGGCAAGGGCGGCGCCCGGCTGAAGGAGGTCGGTGCGACCGCACGCGTCCAGATCGAGCGGCTGCTCGGGCGCAGGGTGTACCTCGCGCTGCACGTCAAGGTCGCGAAGGACTGGCAGCGCGACCCGAAGCAGCTGGGGCGGCTCGGGTTCTGA
- a CDS encoding response regulator — protein MNPIRVALVDDQALFRAGIRMLIESQPDLAFAGEAGDGVAAVHLVAETRPDVVLMDVRMPQLDGIGATQRIIADADLARRAAPRIIVLTTFDLDENAARAIRAGASGFVLKDAAPEFLLAAIRTVHQGNAVLAATATRELFAHVGRGNGRRPTPAAWGELTSREREIFDLAARGLSNAEIAATEFVSEATVKTHVSRVLQKLGLRDRVQLVVFAYEHDLPA, from the coding sequence GTGAACCCGATCCGCGTCGCCCTCGTCGACGATCAGGCGCTGTTCCGGGCGGGCATCCGGATGCTGATCGAATCGCAGCCCGACCTCGCGTTCGCGGGCGAAGCGGGCGACGGGGTCGCGGCGGTGCACCTCGTCGCCGAGACGCGACCCGACGTCGTGCTCATGGACGTGCGGATGCCGCAGCTCGACGGCATCGGCGCCACCCAGCGCATCATCGCCGACGCGGACCTGGCGCGCCGCGCCGCACCGCGCATCATCGTGCTCACCACCTTCGACCTCGACGAGAACGCGGCGCGCGCGATCCGCGCCGGGGCGAGCGGGTTCGTGCTGAAGGATGCGGCGCCCGAGTTCCTGCTCGCGGCGATCCGCACCGTGCACCAGGGCAACGCGGTGCTCGCCGCGACGGCGACCCGCGAGCTGTTCGCCCACGTGGGCCGCGGCAACGGCCGCCGCCCGACGCCGGCGGCGTGGGGCGAGCTCACCTCGCGCGAGCGCGAGATCTTCGACCTCGCCGCCCGCGGCCTCTCGAACGCCGAGATCGCCGCGACCGAGTTCGTCAGCGAGGCCACGGTGAAGACCCACGTCAGCCGGGTGCTGCAGAAGCTCGGCCTGCGCGACCGGGTGCAGCTGGTCGTCTTCGCGTACGAGCACGACCTGCCCGCCTGA
- a CDS encoding ABC transporter ATP-binding protein, translating into MQNTPSELGLIARAVGLGKRYGTGQGAVVALDDVSIGLRRGEFTAIMGPSGSGKSTLMHLMAGLDTPTSGRVWLGDTDITELGDSALTVLRRRRIGFVFQAFNLVPTLDVRGNILLPFELDGRKPAVAEQAWIDELIDTLGLRARLGHRPHELSGGQQQRVAIARALATRPDLVFADEPTGNLDSRTGREVLGLLAAASSRSGQAIAMVTHDPIAASHADRILFLADGRIVRDQGRSSAEEISSFMLQMEAAA; encoded by the coding sequence ATGCAGAACACTCCCTCCGAACTCGGACTCATCGCACGCGCCGTCGGCCTCGGCAAGCGGTACGGCACCGGCCAGGGCGCGGTCGTCGCCCTCGACGACGTGTCGATCGGCCTGCGCCGCGGCGAGTTCACCGCGATCATGGGCCCGTCCGGCTCGGGCAAGTCGACCCTCATGCACCTGATGGCCGGCCTCGACACTCCGACGAGCGGCCGGGTGTGGCTCGGCGACACCGACATCACCGAGCTCGGCGACAGCGCCCTCACCGTGCTGCGTCGGCGGCGCATCGGATTCGTCTTCCAGGCGTTCAACCTCGTGCCGACCCTCGACGTGCGCGGCAATATCCTGCTGCCCTTCGAGCTCGACGGCCGCAAGCCCGCCGTCGCCGAGCAGGCGTGGATCGACGAGCTCATCGACACGCTCGGCCTCCGCGCCCGGCTCGGGCACCGCCCGCACGAGCTGTCCGGCGGCCAGCAGCAGCGGGTCGCGATCGCCCGCGCCCTCGCGACCCGCCCCGACCTGGTGTTCGCCGACGAGCCGACCGGCAACCTCGACTCCCGCACCGGCCGCGAGGTGCTGGGCCTGCTCGCTGCGGCGTCGTCGCGGTCGGGCCAGGCGATCGCGATGGTGACCCACGACCCGATCGCCGCGAGCCACGCCGACCGCATCCTGTTCCTCGCCGACGGTCGCATCGTGCGCGACCAGGGCCGGTCGAGCGCCGAGGAGATCTCGTCGTTCATGCTGCAGATGGAGGCGGCGGCGTGA
- the recO gene encoding DNA repair protein RecO: MPVYRDEAVVLRTHKLGEADRIVTLLTRRHGKIRAVARGVRRTASKFGARLEPFMVADLQLYEGRTLDVITQAESLGSYGAEISRDYAAYTAANAMVETADRVTEAEGSLQQYLLLVGALRSLSRREHGAGLTLDSYLLRALALAGWAPTFQDCARCGATGPHTAVVVQLGGVVCDDCAPPGVPRIDAATVGLLGALLTGDWASAEASGERDRNQASGIVAAYTQWHLERGLRSLPHVSRGASDQ, translated from the coding sequence GTGCCGGTCTACCGAGATGAAGCCGTCGTGCTGCGCACCCACAAGCTGGGCGAGGCCGACCGCATCGTCACCCTGCTCACCCGTCGGCACGGCAAGATCCGCGCCGTCGCCCGCGGGGTGCGGCGCACCGCGTCGAAGTTCGGCGCCCGGCTCGAGCCGTTCATGGTCGCCGACCTGCAGCTGTACGAGGGCCGCACGCTCGACGTGATCACCCAGGCCGAGTCGCTCGGCAGCTACGGCGCCGAGATCTCGCGCGACTACGCGGCGTACACCGCCGCGAACGCCATGGTCGAGACCGCCGATCGGGTCACCGAGGCCGAGGGGTCGCTGCAGCAGTACCTGCTGCTGGTGGGCGCGCTGCGCTCGCTCTCGCGGCGCGAGCACGGTGCCGGCCTCACACTCGACTCGTATCTGCTGCGCGCGCTCGCGCTCGCGGGCTGGGCGCCCACCTTCCAGGACTGCGCGCGATGCGGGGCGACCGGGCCGCACACCGCGGTCGTGGTGCAGCTCGGCGGCGTGGTGTGCGACGACTGCGCCCCGCCCGGCGTTCCGCGCATCGACGCGGCGACGGTCGGGCTGCTCGGGGCGCTGCTGACCGGCGACTGGGCATCGGCCGAGGCATCCGGCGAACGCGATCGCAACCAGGCCAGCGGCATCGTCGCGGCCTACACCCAGTGGCACCTCGAGCGGGGTCTCCGCTCGCTGCCGCACGTCTCCAGAGGAGCATCCGACCAGTGA